One window from the genome of Anticarsia gemmatalis isolate Benzon Research Colony breed Stoneville strain chromosome 8, ilAntGemm2 primary, whole genome shotgun sequence encodes:
- the LOC142975011 gene encoding uncharacterized protein LOC142975011 isoform X9: MNPEHHNMNTGGGQPPGSSESQNQRVQSTQQQQQNNLPATTSATDLRVNSVNSAAVNVALSSVAKYWVFTNLFPGPIPQVSVYGLPAGARLENGKPVQDLGQAHASILNGDPNIILGHHAGQSQVTVSAAGGQQIPVSQIIATQSGQTHEALVAHSQQAELAAQGTSNNAQVSVSTGQPTHQQVPNNRVEFVQQHNIDMGHHSQQHIMQQQLMATARPEHSNQQIQLTVSEDGIVTVVEPAGGKMVDKEELHEAIKMPTDHALTVHQLQQIVGQQVIDSVVRIEQATGEPANILVTHNPDGTTSIEASAADPLIVKDEKNSSKIETAQFAIPAEIKDIKGIDLKSVGAMGMEGAVVKISAGASEHDLHAMYKVNVEDLSQLLAYHEVFGKLNSEGQQQAKVISEVEVEAGTSAGMSEAESSPGHHSCDICGKIFQFRYQLIVHRRYHGESKPFTCQVCGSAFANPVELSRHGKCHLAGDPNERHAKRLAQDKPYACTTCHKTFSRKEHLDNHVRSHTGETPYRCEFCAKTFTRKEHMVNHVRKHTGETPHRCDICKKSFTRKEHFMNHVMWHTGETPHHCQICGKKYTRKEHLVNHMRSHTNDTPFRCELCGKSFTRKEHFTNHILWHTGETPHRCDFCSKTFTRKEHLLNHVRQHTGESPHRCNFCSKSFTRREHLVNHVRQHTGETPFQCGYCPKAFTRKDHLVNHVRQHTGESPHKCSYCTKSFTRKEHLTNHVRQHTGESPHRCTFCAKSFTRKEHLTNHIRQHTGETPHKCTYCPRAFARKEHLNNHIRQHTGVTPHSCSYCSKSFTRKEHLVNHIRHHTGETPFKCTYCSKSFSRKEHLTNHINLHTGETPHKCPFCTKTFSRKEHLTNHVRIHTGESPHRCEFCQKTFTRKEHLTNHLKQHTGDTAHACKVCSKHFTRKEHLVTHMRSHSCGDRPHVCGECGKSFPLKGNLLFHERSHNKANANNANRPYKCDVCSKEFMCKGHLVSHRRTHAETGEAAPTTETPAEGEDCTDCNKCIKVEPERIERKHEVRTSIDARPPETNVNVAQTHQNTTPTVMQITNQVRAAQVGTSSAAGVTPGTFTHTVSAQHHAGAAIAHHPVTVNY; the protein is encoded by the exons ATGAATCCAGAGCATCACAATATGAATACGGGTGGTGGCCAACCTCCGGGAAGTTCAGAG TCCCAGAATCAAAGGGTTCAATCAACACAGCAGCAGCAGCAGAATAACTTGCCTGCCACGACATCTGCTACTGATCTGCGAGTGAACTCAGTGAACTCGGCGGCTGTGAACGTTGCTTTGTCCAGTGTCGCGAAATATTGGGTGTTTACGAATTTGTTCCCCGGACCTATACCACAAGTGTCTGTGTACGGATTACCCGCCGGTGCTAGACTTGAAAATGGAAAACCTGTACAG GATCTTGGCCAGGCTCATGCCAGTATACTGAATGGGGATCCTAATATAATACTTGGGCATCATGCTGGACAATCCCAAGTCACTGTGTCTGCTGCTGGCGGCCAGCAGATACCAGTATCACAGATCATTGCCACTCAGTCTGGACAAACACATG AAGCTCTTGTGGCCCACAGTCAGCAAGCCGAGCTGGCGGCACAGGGCACTAGCAACAATGCGCAGGTGTCAGTTAGCACAGGCCAGCCTACCCATCAGCAGGTACCCAATAATCGGGTCGAGTTTGTACAACAGCATAACATTGATATG GGACATCATTCACAACAGCATATTATGCAGCAACAACTCATGGCGACCGCGCGGCCGGAACATAGCAACCAGCAG ATACAACTGACGGTGAGCGAGGATGGTATCGTGACGGTGGTGGAGCCCGCGGGCGGCAAGATGGTCGACAAGGAGGAGTTACACGAGGCCATCAAGATGCCCACCGACCACGCACTTACGGTTCATCAGTTGCAACAAATAGTTGGGCAACAg GTGATAGACAGCGTAGTTCGCATTGAGCAAGCGACGGGGGAGCCGGCCAACATTCTCGTTACCCACAACCCTGATGGAACCACGTCGATAGAAGCGAGTGCTGCCGACCCCCTCATAGTCAAGGATGAGAAGAACTCGTCGAAGATTGAAACTGCGCAGTTCGCGATACCGGCCGAAATTAAAGACATCAAAGGCATAGACTTAAAG AGTGTAGGGGCCATGGGTATGGAAGGCGCTGTGGTGAAAATCTCGGCCGGTGCTTCAGAACATGATCTCCATGCGATGTATAAAGTCAATGTTGAAGATCTCTCGCAGCTATTAGCATATCATGAAGTTTTTGGAAAGCTCAACTCAGAAGGACAACAACAAGCTAAG GTAATAAGTGAGGTAGAAGTTGAAGCAGGCACTAGTGCTGGGATGTCTGAAGCCGAATCCTCGCCTGGCCACCACTCCTGTGATATTTGCGGAAAAATATTCCAGTTCCGTTACCAACTTATAGTTCATAG ACGATATCACGGCGAAAGTAAACCATTTACGTGTCAAGTTTGTGGTTCAGCCTTCGCAAATCCAGTTGAATTATCGAGGCACGGCAAATGTCATCTTG cTGGTGATCCTAACGAGCGACACGCTAAAAGACTGGCACAGGACAAACCCTACGCTTGCACAACTTGCCACAAGACATTCTCGCGAAAGGAACACTTAGATAATCACGTCCGAAGTCACACTGGAGAGACGCCATACag ATGCGAATTTTGCGCGAAAACATTCACCCGTAAAGAACACATGGTGAACCACGTGAGAAAGCACACGGGCGAAACTCCTCACCGTTGTGATATTTGCAAGAAAAGCTTCACGAGAAAGGAACACTTCATGAACCATGTTATGTGGCACACAG GTGAAACGCCGCACCATTGTCAAATATGCGGCAAGAAGTATACTAGGAAGGAGCATTTAGTGAACCATATGAGATCTCACACAAACGATACTCCGTTCCGATGCGAACTGTGCGGCAAGTCGTTCACGAGAAAAGAACACTTCACCAATCACATATTGTGGCATACTG GTGAAACTCCCCATCGTTGCGACTTCTGTTCGAAGACATTCACACGGAAGGAACATTTATTGAACCACGTACGCCAGCACACGGGCGAGTCACCTCACAGGTGTAACTTCTGCAGCAAGTCGTTCACTAGACGGGAACATCTCGTCAACCATGTCCGACAACATACGGGAGAAACACCTTTCCAATGTGGATACTGTCCTAAAGCGTTCACGAGGAAGGATCATCTAG TTAACCACGTACGCCAACATACTGGTGAATCTCCGCACAAGTGCTCGTACTGTACAAAGTCGTTCACTCGCAAAGAGCACCTCACGAACCACGTGCGGCAACACACGGGCGAGTCGCCGCATCGATGCACCTTCTGTGCCAAGTCCTTCACTAGGAAAGAACATCTTACCAACCATATCAG ACAGCACACGGGAGAAACGCCACACAAGTGCACGTACTGCCCGCGCGCGTTCGCCAGGAAGGAGCACCTCAACAACCACATCCGCCAGCACACCGGCGTCACGCCGCACTCCTGCTCCTACTGCAGCAAGAGCTTCACCAGGAAGGAGCATCTCGTTAATCACATACG ACATCACACGGGCGAGACTCCTTTCAAGTGCACGTACTGCTCGAAGTCGTTCTCCCGCAAGGAACATCTCACTAATCACATTAACTTACACACAGGAGAGACACCACACAAATGCCCCTTCTGTACCAAAACATTCTCTAGAAAAGAACATTTGACCAATCATGTCAG AATTCATACGGGAGAGTCACCACATCGATGTGAATTCTGCCAGAAGACGTTTACACGAAAGGAACACTTAACGAATCACTTGAAACAGCATACCGGTGACACCGCGCACGCGTGTAAAGTTTGTTCCAAACATTTCACCAGGAAGGAACACCTTGTTACTCACATGAG ATCACACAGTTGCGGCGATCGACCTCACGTCTGCGGCGAGTGTGGCAAGTCGTTCCCGTTGAAAGGCAACCTGTTATTCCACGAACGATCACACAATAAAGCCAACGCGAACAATGCCAACAGACCGTACAAATGTGATGTTTGCTCAAAGGAGTTCATGTGTAAAG gtcACTTAGTATCTCATCGGCGTACACATGCGGAGACGGGTGAGGCTGCGCCCACTACTGAAACGCCTGCCGAAGGAGAAGACTGCACTGATTGCAATAAGTGTATTAAAGTGGAGCCTGAAAGAATCGAGCGGAAACATGAAGTCAG AACGTCCATAGACGCTAGACCGCCCGAAACTAACGTCAACGTCGCACAAACTCACCAAAATACTACTCCTACTGTGATGCAAATAACTAATCAG GTGCGCGCGGCGCAGGTGGGCACGTCGAGCGCGGCGGGCGTGACGCCCGGCACGTTCACGCACACCGTGAGCGCGCAGCACCACGCCGGCGCCGCCATCGCGCACCACCCCGTCACCGTCAACTACTAG
- the LOC142975011 gene encoding uncharacterized protein LOC142975011 isoform X8 produces MNPEHHNMNTGGGQPPGSSESQNQRVQSTQQQQQNNLPATTSATDLRVNSVNSAAVNVALSSVAKYWVFTNLFPGPIPQVSVYGLPAGARLENGKPVQDLGQAHASILNGDPNIILGHHAGQSQVTVSAAGGQQIPVSQIIATQSGQTHEALVAHSQQAELAAQGTSNNAQVSVSTGQPTHQQVPNNRVEFVQQHNIDMGHHSQQHIMQQQLMATARPEHSNQQIQLTVSEDGIVTVVEPAGGKMVDKEELHEAIKMPTDHALTVHQLQQIVGQQSHISDQVIDSVVRIEQATGEPANILVTHNPDGTTSIEASAADPLIVKDEKNSSKIETAQFAIPAEIKDIKGIDLKSVGAMGMEGAVVKISAGASEHDLHAMYKVNVEDLSQLLAYHEVFGKLNSEGQQQAKVISEVEVEAGTSAGMSEAESSPGHHSCDICGKIFQFRYQLIVHRRYHGESKPFTCQVCGSAFANPVELSRHGKCHLAGDPNERHAKRLAQDKPYACTTCHKTFSRKEHLDNHVRSHTGETPYRCEFCAKTFTRKEHMVNHVRKHTGETPHRCDICKKSFTRKEHFMNHVMWHTGETPHHCQICGKKYTRKEHLVNHMRSHTNDTPFRCELCGKSFTRKEHFTNHILWHTGETPHRCDFCSKTFTRKEHLLNHVRQHTGESPHRCNFCSKSFTRREHLVNHVRQHTGETPFQCGYCPKAFTRKDHLVNHVRQHTGESPHKCSYCTKSFTRKEHLTNHVRQHTGESPHRCTFCAKSFTRKEHLTNHIRHHTGETPFKCTYCSKSFSRKEHLTNHINLHTGETPHKCPFCTKTFSRKEHLTNHVRIHTGESPHRCEFCQKTFTRKEHLTNHLKQHTGDTAHACKVCSKHFTRKEHLVTHMRSHSCGDRPHVCGECGKSFPLKGNLLFHERSHNKANANNANRPYKCDVCSKEFMCKGHLVSHRRTHAETGEAAPTTETPAEGEDCTDCNKCIKVEPERIERKHEVRTSIDARPPETNVNVAQTHQNTTPTVMQITNQQVRAAQVGTSSAAGVTPGTFTHTVSAQHHAGAAIAHHPVTVNY; encoded by the exons ATGAATCCAGAGCATCACAATATGAATACGGGTGGTGGCCAACCTCCGGGAAGTTCAGAG TCCCAGAATCAAAGGGTTCAATCAACACAGCAGCAGCAGCAGAATAACTTGCCTGCCACGACATCTGCTACTGATCTGCGAGTGAACTCAGTGAACTCGGCGGCTGTGAACGTTGCTTTGTCCAGTGTCGCGAAATATTGGGTGTTTACGAATTTGTTCCCCGGACCTATACCACAAGTGTCTGTGTACGGATTACCCGCCGGTGCTAGACTTGAAAATGGAAAACCTGTACAG GATCTTGGCCAGGCTCATGCCAGTATACTGAATGGGGATCCTAATATAATACTTGGGCATCATGCTGGACAATCCCAAGTCACTGTGTCTGCTGCTGGCGGCCAGCAGATACCAGTATCACAGATCATTGCCACTCAGTCTGGACAAACACATG AAGCTCTTGTGGCCCACAGTCAGCAAGCCGAGCTGGCGGCACAGGGCACTAGCAACAATGCGCAGGTGTCAGTTAGCACAGGCCAGCCTACCCATCAGCAGGTACCCAATAATCGGGTCGAGTTTGTACAACAGCATAACATTGATATG GGACATCATTCACAACAGCATATTATGCAGCAACAACTCATGGCGACCGCGCGGCCGGAACATAGCAACCAGCAG ATACAACTGACGGTGAGCGAGGATGGTATCGTGACGGTGGTGGAGCCCGCGGGCGGCAAGATGGTCGACAAGGAGGAGTTACACGAGGCCATCAAGATGCCCACCGACCACGCACTTACGGTTCATCAGTTGCAACAAATAGTTGGGCAACAg TCACATATTTCCGACCAGGTGATAGACAGCGTAGTTCGCATTGAGCAAGCGACGGGGGAGCCGGCCAACATTCTCGTTACCCACAACCCTGATGGAACCACGTCGATAGAAGCGAGTGCTGCCGACCCCCTCATAGTCAAGGATGAGAAGAACTCGTCGAAGATTGAAACTGCGCAGTTCGCGATACCGGCCGAAATTAAAGACATCAAAGGCATAGACTTAAAG AGTGTAGGGGCCATGGGTATGGAAGGCGCTGTGGTGAAAATCTCGGCCGGTGCTTCAGAACATGATCTCCATGCGATGTATAAAGTCAATGTTGAAGATCTCTCGCAGCTATTAGCATATCATGAAGTTTTTGGAAAGCTCAACTCAGAAGGACAACAACAAGCTAAG GTAATAAGTGAGGTAGAAGTTGAAGCAGGCACTAGTGCTGGGATGTCTGAAGCCGAATCCTCGCCTGGCCACCACTCCTGTGATATTTGCGGAAAAATATTCCAGTTCCGTTACCAACTTATAGTTCATAG ACGATATCACGGCGAAAGTAAACCATTTACGTGTCAAGTTTGTGGTTCAGCCTTCGCAAATCCAGTTGAATTATCGAGGCACGGCAAATGTCATCTTG cTGGTGATCCTAACGAGCGACACGCTAAAAGACTGGCACAGGACAAACCCTACGCTTGCACAACTTGCCACAAGACATTCTCGCGAAAGGAACACTTAGATAATCACGTCCGAAGTCACACTGGAGAGACGCCATACag ATGCGAATTTTGCGCGAAAACATTCACCCGTAAAGAACACATGGTGAACCACGTGAGAAAGCACACGGGCGAAACTCCTCACCGTTGTGATATTTGCAAGAAAAGCTTCACGAGAAAGGAACACTTCATGAACCATGTTATGTGGCACACAG GTGAAACGCCGCACCATTGTCAAATATGCGGCAAGAAGTATACTAGGAAGGAGCATTTAGTGAACCATATGAGATCTCACACAAACGATACTCCGTTCCGATGCGAACTGTGCGGCAAGTCGTTCACGAGAAAAGAACACTTCACCAATCACATATTGTGGCATACTG GTGAAACTCCCCATCGTTGCGACTTCTGTTCGAAGACATTCACACGGAAGGAACATTTATTGAACCACGTACGCCAGCACACGGGCGAGTCACCTCACAGGTGTAACTTCTGCAGCAAGTCGTTCACTAGACGGGAACATCTCGTCAACCATGTCCGACAACATACGGGAGAAACACCTTTCCAATGTGGATACTGTCCTAAAGCGTTCACGAGGAAGGATCATCTAG TTAACCACGTACGCCAACATACTGGTGAATCTCCGCACAAGTGCTCGTACTGTACAAAGTCGTTCACTCGCAAAGAGCACCTCACGAACCACGTGCGGCAACACACGGGCGAGTCGCCGCATCGATGCACCTTCTGTGCCAAGTCCTTCACTAGGAAAGAACATCTTACCAACCATATCAG ACATCACACGGGCGAGACTCCTTTCAAGTGCACGTACTGCTCGAAGTCGTTCTCCCGCAAGGAACATCTCACTAATCACATTAACTTACACACAGGAGAGACACCACACAAATGCCCCTTCTGTACCAAAACATTCTCTAGAAAAGAACATTTGACCAATCATGTCAG AATTCATACGGGAGAGTCACCACATCGATGTGAATTCTGCCAGAAGACGTTTACACGAAAGGAACACTTAACGAATCACTTGAAACAGCATACCGGTGACACCGCGCACGCGTGTAAAGTTTGTTCCAAACATTTCACCAGGAAGGAACACCTTGTTACTCACATGAG ATCACACAGTTGCGGCGATCGACCTCACGTCTGCGGCGAGTGTGGCAAGTCGTTCCCGTTGAAAGGCAACCTGTTATTCCACGAACGATCACACAATAAAGCCAACGCGAACAATGCCAACAGACCGTACAAATGTGATGTTTGCTCAAAGGAGTTCATGTGTAAAG gtcACTTAGTATCTCATCGGCGTACACATGCGGAGACGGGTGAGGCTGCGCCCACTACTGAAACGCCTGCCGAAGGAGAAGACTGCACTGATTGCAATAAGTGTATTAAAGTGGAGCCTGAAAGAATCGAGCGGAAACATGAAGTCAG AACGTCCATAGACGCTAGACCGCCCGAAACTAACGTCAACGTCGCACAAACTCACCAAAATACTACTCCTACTGTGATGCAAATAACTAATCAG CAGGTGCGCGCGGCGCAGGTGGGCACGTCGAGCGCGGCGGGCGTGACGCCCGGCACGTTCACGCACACCGTGAGCGCGCAGCACCACGCCGGCGCCGCCATCGCGCACCACCCCGTCACCGTCAACTACTAG
- the LOC142975011 gene encoding uncharacterized protein LOC142975011 isoform X1, with amino-acid sequence MNPEHHNMNTGGGQPPGSSESQNQRVQSTQQQQQNNLPATTSATDLRVNSVNSAAVNVALSSVAKYWVFTNLFPGPIPQVSVYGLPAGARLENGKPVQDLGQAHASILNGDPNIILGHHAGQSQVTVSAAGGQQIPVSQIIATQSGQTHEALVAHSQQAELAAQGTSNNAQVSVSTGQPTHQQVPNNRVEFVQQHNIDMGHHSQQHIMQQQLMATARPEHSNQQIQLTVSEDGIVTVVEPAGGKMVDKEELHEAIKMPTDHALTVHQLQQIVGQQSHISDQVIDSVVRIEQATGEPANILVTHNPDGTTSIEASAADPLIVKDEKNSSKIETAQFAIPAEIKDIKGIDLKSVGAMGMEGAVVKISAGASEHDLHAMYKVNVEDLSQLLAYHEVFGKLNSEGQQQAKVISEVEVEAGTSAGMSEAESSPGHHSCDICGKIFQFRYQLIVHRRYHGESKPFTCQVCGSAFANPVELSRHGKCHLAGDPNERHAKRLAQDKPYACTTCHKTFSRKEHLDNHVRSHTGETPYRCEFCAKTFTRKEHMVNHVRKHTGETPHRCDICKKSFTRKEHFMNHVMWHTGETPHHCQICGKKYTRKEHLVNHMRSHTNDTPFRCELCGKSFTRKEHFTNHILWHTGETPHRCDFCSKTFTRKEHLLNHVRQHTGESPHRCNFCSKSFTRREHLVNHVRQHTGETPFQCGYCPKAFTRKDHLVNHVRQHTGESPHKCSYCTKSFTRKEHLTNHVRQHTGESPHRCTFCAKSFTRKEHLTNHIRQHTGETPHKCTYCPRAFARKEHLNNHIRQHTGVTPHSCSYCSKSFTRKEHLVNHIRHHTGETPFKCTYCSKSFSRKEHLTNHINLHTGETPHKCPFCTKTFSRKEHLTNHVRIHTGESPHRCEFCQKTFTRKEHLTNHLKQHTGDTAHACKVCSKHFTRKEHLVTHMRSHSCGDRPHVCGECGKSFPLKGNLLFHERSHNKANANNANRPYKCDVCSKEFMCKGHLVSHRRTHAETGEAAPTTETPAEGEDCTDCNKCIKVEPERIERKHEVRTSIDARPPETNVNVAQTHQNTTPTVMQITNQQVRAAQVGTSSAAGVTPGTFTHTVSAQHHAGAAIAHHPVTVNY; translated from the exons ATGAATCCAGAGCATCACAATATGAATACGGGTGGTGGCCAACCTCCGGGAAGTTCAGAG TCCCAGAATCAAAGGGTTCAATCAACACAGCAGCAGCAGCAGAATAACTTGCCTGCCACGACATCTGCTACTGATCTGCGAGTGAACTCAGTGAACTCGGCGGCTGTGAACGTTGCTTTGTCCAGTGTCGCGAAATATTGGGTGTTTACGAATTTGTTCCCCGGACCTATACCACAAGTGTCTGTGTACGGATTACCCGCCGGTGCTAGACTTGAAAATGGAAAACCTGTACAG GATCTTGGCCAGGCTCATGCCAGTATACTGAATGGGGATCCTAATATAATACTTGGGCATCATGCTGGACAATCCCAAGTCACTGTGTCTGCTGCTGGCGGCCAGCAGATACCAGTATCACAGATCATTGCCACTCAGTCTGGACAAACACATG AAGCTCTTGTGGCCCACAGTCAGCAAGCCGAGCTGGCGGCACAGGGCACTAGCAACAATGCGCAGGTGTCAGTTAGCACAGGCCAGCCTACCCATCAGCAGGTACCCAATAATCGGGTCGAGTTTGTACAACAGCATAACATTGATATG GGACATCATTCACAACAGCATATTATGCAGCAACAACTCATGGCGACCGCGCGGCCGGAACATAGCAACCAGCAG ATACAACTGACGGTGAGCGAGGATGGTATCGTGACGGTGGTGGAGCCCGCGGGCGGCAAGATGGTCGACAAGGAGGAGTTACACGAGGCCATCAAGATGCCCACCGACCACGCACTTACGGTTCATCAGTTGCAACAAATAGTTGGGCAACAg TCACATATTTCCGACCAGGTGATAGACAGCGTAGTTCGCATTGAGCAAGCGACGGGGGAGCCGGCCAACATTCTCGTTACCCACAACCCTGATGGAACCACGTCGATAGAAGCGAGTGCTGCCGACCCCCTCATAGTCAAGGATGAGAAGAACTCGTCGAAGATTGAAACTGCGCAGTTCGCGATACCGGCCGAAATTAAAGACATCAAAGGCATAGACTTAAAG AGTGTAGGGGCCATGGGTATGGAAGGCGCTGTGGTGAAAATCTCGGCCGGTGCTTCAGAACATGATCTCCATGCGATGTATAAAGTCAATGTTGAAGATCTCTCGCAGCTATTAGCATATCATGAAGTTTTTGGAAAGCTCAACTCAGAAGGACAACAACAAGCTAAG GTAATAAGTGAGGTAGAAGTTGAAGCAGGCACTAGTGCTGGGATGTCTGAAGCCGAATCCTCGCCTGGCCACCACTCCTGTGATATTTGCGGAAAAATATTCCAGTTCCGTTACCAACTTATAGTTCATAG ACGATATCACGGCGAAAGTAAACCATTTACGTGTCAAGTTTGTGGTTCAGCCTTCGCAAATCCAGTTGAATTATCGAGGCACGGCAAATGTCATCTTG cTGGTGATCCTAACGAGCGACACGCTAAAAGACTGGCACAGGACAAACCCTACGCTTGCACAACTTGCCACAAGACATTCTCGCGAAAGGAACACTTAGATAATCACGTCCGAAGTCACACTGGAGAGACGCCATACag ATGCGAATTTTGCGCGAAAACATTCACCCGTAAAGAACACATGGTGAACCACGTGAGAAAGCACACGGGCGAAACTCCTCACCGTTGTGATATTTGCAAGAAAAGCTTCACGAGAAAGGAACACTTCATGAACCATGTTATGTGGCACACAG GTGAAACGCCGCACCATTGTCAAATATGCGGCAAGAAGTATACTAGGAAGGAGCATTTAGTGAACCATATGAGATCTCACACAAACGATACTCCGTTCCGATGCGAACTGTGCGGCAAGTCGTTCACGAGAAAAGAACACTTCACCAATCACATATTGTGGCATACTG GTGAAACTCCCCATCGTTGCGACTTCTGTTCGAAGACATTCACACGGAAGGAACATTTATTGAACCACGTACGCCAGCACACGGGCGAGTCACCTCACAGGTGTAACTTCTGCAGCAAGTCGTTCACTAGACGGGAACATCTCGTCAACCATGTCCGACAACATACGGGAGAAACACCTTTCCAATGTGGATACTGTCCTAAAGCGTTCACGAGGAAGGATCATCTAG TTAACCACGTACGCCAACATACTGGTGAATCTCCGCACAAGTGCTCGTACTGTACAAAGTCGTTCACTCGCAAAGAGCACCTCACGAACCACGTGCGGCAACACACGGGCGAGTCGCCGCATCGATGCACCTTCTGTGCCAAGTCCTTCACTAGGAAAGAACATCTTACCAACCATATCAG ACAGCACACGGGAGAAACGCCACACAAGTGCACGTACTGCCCGCGCGCGTTCGCCAGGAAGGAGCACCTCAACAACCACATCCGCCAGCACACCGGCGTCACGCCGCACTCCTGCTCCTACTGCAGCAAGAGCTTCACCAGGAAGGAGCATCTCGTTAATCACATACG ACATCACACGGGCGAGACTCCTTTCAAGTGCACGTACTGCTCGAAGTCGTTCTCCCGCAAGGAACATCTCACTAATCACATTAACTTACACACAGGAGAGACACCACACAAATGCCCCTTCTGTACCAAAACATTCTCTAGAAAAGAACATTTGACCAATCATGTCAG AATTCATACGGGAGAGTCACCACATCGATGTGAATTCTGCCAGAAGACGTTTACACGAAAGGAACACTTAACGAATCACTTGAAACAGCATACCGGTGACACCGCGCACGCGTGTAAAGTTTGTTCCAAACATTTCACCAGGAAGGAACACCTTGTTACTCACATGAG ATCACACAGTTGCGGCGATCGACCTCACGTCTGCGGCGAGTGTGGCAAGTCGTTCCCGTTGAAAGGCAACCTGTTATTCCACGAACGATCACACAATAAAGCCAACGCGAACAATGCCAACAGACCGTACAAATGTGATGTTTGCTCAAAGGAGTTCATGTGTAAAG gtcACTTAGTATCTCATCGGCGTACACATGCGGAGACGGGTGAGGCTGCGCCCACTACTGAAACGCCTGCCGAAGGAGAAGACTGCACTGATTGCAATAAGTGTATTAAAGTGGAGCCTGAAAGAATCGAGCGGAAACATGAAGTCAG AACGTCCATAGACGCTAGACCGCCCGAAACTAACGTCAACGTCGCACAAACTCACCAAAATACTACTCCTACTGTGATGCAAATAACTAATCAG CAGGTGCGCGCGGCGCAGGTGGGCACGTCGAGCGCGGCGGGCGTGACGCCCGGCACGTTCACGCACACCGTGAGCGCGCAGCACCACGCCGGCGCCGCCATCGCGCACCACCCCGTCACCGTCAACTACTAG